A single Phragmites australis chromosome 4, lpPhrAust1.1, whole genome shotgun sequence DNA region contains:
- the LOC133916973 gene encoding chitinase 11-like: MRKVFALLAFAGAALLAAAGGVSGQQGVSTIITQSMFGTMLRHRSEGNCEGAFYTYDAFIKAANNYPDFGTTGDDQTRRRELAAFFGQTSHETTGGWATAPGGQYAWGYCRVKEQTPTDAPYYGRGPIQLTHKYNYQLAGQALKLDLVNNPDLVSSDPVVAFKTAIWFWMTPQSPKPSCHAVMTNGWTPSGDDRSAGRLPGYGMTTNIINGGEECGQGQPTDRTRDREGYYNRYCQMLGVAQGDNVSCNNQKPYRDPGANN, from the exons ATGAGGAAGGTTTTCGCACTGCTCGCCTTCGCCGGCGCCGCGCTGCTCGCCGCGGCCGGCGGCGTCAGCGGGCAGCAGGGCGTGTCGACCATCATCACGCAGTCGATGTTCGGGACCATGCTCAGGCACCGCAGCGAGGGCAACTGCGAGGGCGCGTTCTACACCTACGACGCGTTCATCAAGGCCGCGAACAACTACCCCGACTTCGGCACCACCGGCGACGACCAGACCCGCAGGCgggagctcgccgccttctttgGCCAAACCTCCCACGAAACCACCG GTGGATGGGCAACTGCTCCGGGTGGACAGTATGCCTGGGGATACTGCCGGGTGAAAGAACAGACCCCAACGGACGCACCTTATTACGGACGAGGACCTATACAACTCACTCA TAAATACAACTATCAGCTAGCTGGGCAGGCGTTGAAGCTAGACCTGGTGAACAACCCGGACCTGGTGTCGAGCGACCCCGTGGTCGCCTTCAAGACGGCCATCTGGTTCTGGATGACGCCGCAGTCTCCGAAGCCGTCGTGCCACGCCGTGATGACCAACGGCTGGACGCCCTCCGGCGACGACCGCAGCGCGGGGAGGCTCCCTGGGTACGGCATGaccaccaacatcatcaacgGCGGGGAGGAGTGCGGCCAAGGCCAGCCAACCGACCGCACCAGGGATCGAGAGGGGTACTACAACAGGTACTGCCAAA